A part of Mustela erminea isolate mMusErm1 chromosome 9, mMusErm1.Pri, whole genome shotgun sequence genomic DNA contains:
- the ESRRA gene encoding steroid hormone receptor ERR1, producing the protein MSSQVVGIEPLYIKAEPASPDSPKGSSETETEPPVALAPGPAPTRCLPGHKEEEDGEGAGPGEQGGGKLVLSSLPKRLCLVCGDVASGYHYGVASCEACKAFFKRTIQGSIEYSCPASNECEITKRRRKACQACRFTKCLRVGMLKEGVRLDRVRGGRQKYKRRPEVDPLPFPGSFPAGPLAVAGGPRKTAPVNALVSHLLVVEPEKLYAMPDPAGPDGHLPAVATLCDLFDREIVVTISWAKSIPGFSSLSLSDQMSVLQSVWMEVLVLGVAQRSLPLQDELAFAEDLVLDEEGARAAGLGELGAALLQLVRRLQALRLEREEYVLLKALALANSDSVHIEDAEAVEQLREALHEALLEYEAGRAGPGGGAERRRAGRLLLTLPLLRQTAGKVLAHFYGVKLEGKVPMHKLFLEMLEAMMD; encoded by the exons ATGTCcagccaggtggtgggcattGAGCCTCTCTACATCAAGGCAGAGCCAGCCAGCCCCGACAGCCCAAAGGGTTCCTCGGAGACCGAGACCGAGCCCCCCGtggccctggcccctggcccagcTCCCACCCGCTGCCTCCCAGGCCacaaggaagaggaggatggggagggggctgggcctgGCGAGCAGGGTGGTGGGAAGCTGGTGCTCAGCTCCCTCCCCAAACGCCTCTGCCTGGTCTGTGGGGATGTGGCCTCCGGCTACCACTATGGCGTGGCATCCTGTGAGGCCTGCAAAGCCTTCTTCAAGAGGACCATCCAGG GGAGCATCGAGTACAGCTGTCCGGCCTCCAACGAGTGTGAGATCACCAAGCGGAGACGCAAGGCCTGCCAGGCCTGTCGCTTCACCAAGTGCCTGCGGGTGGGCATGCTCAAGGAGG GAGTACGTCTGGACCGCGTGCGAGGCGGGCGACAAAAGTACAAGCGGCGGCCGGAGGTGGACCCGCTGCCCTTCCCGGGCTCCTTCCCTGCTGGACCCCTGGCAGTAGCTGGAGGCCCTCGGAAAACCG CCCCCGTGAATGCACTGGTGTCGCACTTGCTGGTGGTTGAGCCTGAGAAGCTATATGCTATGCCTGACCCGGCGGGCCCCGATGGACACCTCCCAGCCGTGGCTACCCTCTGTGACCTCTTTGACCGAGAGATTGTGGTCACCATCAGCTGGGCCAAGAGCATCCCAG GCTTCTCGTCACTGTCACTGTCTGACCAGATGTCAGTCCTGCAAAGCGTATGGATGGAGGTCTTGGTGTTGGGTGTCGCCCAGCGCTCACTGCCACTGCAGGACGAGCTGGCCTTCGCGGAGGACCTGGTCCTGGATGAGGAGGGGGCACGCGCCGCTGGCTTGGGGGAACTGGGGGCCGCGCTGCTGCAGCTGGTGCGGCGACTGCAGGCCCTGAGGCTGGAACGCGAGGAGTACGTCCTGCTGAAGGCCCTGGCCCTTGCCAATTCAG ACTCTGTGCACATCGAGGACGCCGAGGCTGTGGAGCAGCTGCGTGAAGCTCTACACGAGGCCCTGCTGGAGTACGAAGCAGGCCGGGCGGGCCCCGGAGGGGGTGCTGAGCGGCGGCGGGCAGGCAGGCTGCTGCTTACGTTACCGCTCCTTCGCCAGACAGCGGGCAAAGTGCTGGCCCATTTCTATGGGGTGAAGCTGGAGGGCAAGGTGCCCATGCACAAGCTGTTCTTGGAGATGCTCGAGGCCATGATGGACTGA
- the TRMT112 gene encoding multifunctional methyltransferase subunit TRM112-like protein encodes MKLLTHNLLSSHVRGVGPRGFPLRLQATEVRINPVEFNPDFVARMIPKVEWAALLEAADTLHLVEVPKGPIEGYEHDEKFLRQMHHVLLEVDVLEGTLQCPESGRLFPISRGIPNLLLSDEETET; translated from the exons ATGAAGCTGCTCACCCACAACCTGCTGAGCTCGCATGTGCGGGGGGTGGGGCCCCGTGGCTTCCCACTGCGCCTCCAG GCCACCGAGGTCCGCATCAACCCGGTGGAGTTCAACCCCGACTTCGTGGCGCGTATGATACCCAAGGTGGAGTGGGCGGCGCTTCTGGAGGCGGCGGATACC TTGCATCTGGTCGAGGTGCCCAAGGGGCCGATTGAAGGGTATGAGCATGATGAGAAATTCCTGAGGCAGATGCACCACGTGCTGCTGGAG GTGGATGTGCTGGAGGGCACTTTGCAGTGCCCAGAGTCCGGACGTCTGTTCCCCATCAGTCGCGGAATCCCTAACCTGCTGCTGAGTGATGAGGAAACCGAGACTTAA